The DNA sequence TATTAATAGGCTGGTCACACTTCATATAGAAGTCAGAACCACTCAGGACACAGCATGGACACGACGGTCCCCGCTTATCTCCTGGGGCTCCTTCTGCTCTGGCTCCCAGGTAAGGAAGGAGAACACTAGCAGTTTACACAGCCCAGGGTTCTGAGTACTGCTTCACTATTCAGGGAAATTATCTAACAACATGATTAATTGTGTggacatttgtttttatgtttccaaTCTCAGGTGCCAGATGTGACATCCAGATGACCCAGTCTCCATCTTCCCTGTCTGCATCTGTAGGAGACAGAGTCACCATCACTTGCAGGGCAAGTCAGGGCATTAGCAATGATTTAAATTGGTATCAGCAGAAACCAGGAAAAGCTCCTAAGCTCCTGATCTATGCTGCATCCAGTTTGGAAAGTGGGGTCCCATCAAGGTTCAGTGGCAGTGGATCTGGGACAGATTTCACTCTCACCATCAGCAGCCTGCAGCCTGAAGATTTTGCAACTTATTATTGTCAACCgtttaaaaattacctttccaCAGTGTTTCAAACCCGAACAAA is a window from the Macaca mulatta isolate MMU2019108-1 chromosome 13, T2T-MMU8v2.0, whole genome shotgun sequence genome containing:
- the LOC106993071 gene encoding immunoglobulin kappa variable 1D-13, encoding MDTTVPAYLLGLLLLWLPGARCDIQMTQSPSSLSASVGDRVTITCRASQGISNDLNWYQQKPGKAPKLLIYAASSLESGVPSRFSGSGSGTDFTLTISSLQPEDFATYYCQPFKNYLSTVFQTRTKTPREADVEAGLPQLFLLMPPWAESAPQMQPHSDGVGRGGHEVTSAPEFFSLSQPQLHRHSNASPDLLKTEIMTPEESSLWLQLDII